From the Phyllobacterium sp. T1293 genome, the window CCGGAACGCAGGTCAAATGAAGGACGGAAGCGGACATTGATACCATCATTGGCAACAGCGGCGCGTAAATCACGCTCAAGCTGTTCGCGCTCCTGCACCAGCCGGTCCATATCCTGTTCGAAAAAGCGGAACGTCGAACGGCGTTCTGCCTTGGCACGATAAAGTGCCACGTCAGCCTTACGAACAGCGTCTTCGCCCGAATGAGCATCCGTTGGCAGCAATGCGATACCAATGCCTGCGCCTGCATCATAATGAATGGACCCGACAACGATCGGCTCCCGCAATTCATCGACAATGCGTAAAGCGATATTGGCGGCAGATTCTGCTCCAGCCAAATGCTGGGCCAGAATAATGAATTCATCACCGCCAAGCCGTGCAAGAAGATCGCCATCGCGAATGGTACGCTGCAGCCTCTGGCCGATCACAACAAGCACGTCGTCGCCGACACCATGACCATAGGCATCATTGATCTGTTTGAAGCCATTGAGATCAAGAATGATCACGGCATGGACGGCGCCGGTGCGTGGTGGAGACGCAATCGCCATCCGCAACGCTTCCTCAAATTGCCGGCGATTGGCAAGGCCCGTCAAAGGATCTTGATAGGCCAGAATGCGGGCCTGTTTCTCCGCTTCGATCCGGCGCGCGATTTCACGTTTCTGCTCAAGATAACGCCTTATGGCAAAGCCGAGCAATCCGAGTGCAAGGAAGGACCCGAGCAGCAGCGTCTCATCAAGTTCGATCAGCAATTCACCTGAACTGACGCTTCCTTCGGTTTCGAAAATATCGATCTGAAAAGCCACATAGGCAAGCACCAGCAAAATCGCCAGCAGAATACCCAAATCCTGTATGCTCACACGGTTGCGCACAACGAAACTCCAAAAGCGCGCATAAAATCCGACGGACTCATTCTCACGTTTTCCCTGCATAATCTGTTCGTTTCCAACCCCAGACCGATCATTTGTGTCCAGCAGCATTGCTGACTGCCCGAGCAGTTGCCGCAATGGGGCAATGTGATCAGAAATCACGCATTCCGTTGCGGCAGCTCGTATCTCGCCGGTCTTTTATCCATTTTACTCTAGTTGAAGTAAAAGGCGTAAGACGCAAAGTTTCCTTCGAAGATATTGGTAATCTGGCTCCATTCACCGCTGGTCATGGCAGGGCCATCCTGCAGATACGGTACGGCAGCCGGGCCCGTTACCCAAAGCACAAAGTCGAAGGGTTTTGGATCATCGAAAACCTTTGCAAGGTTGATACCTTTATCAAAGCGCCAGTGAGGAACGAGAATCTTGCCATCAAGGGCCGCTTCAAACTGTGAGAGCACGGCAAGCCAGGCCTGAATACGTTCGGGCGTCACCTCAAAGGATGGCAGAACGCCGCTCTTCTGTTTTGGTCCTGGCAGCCATTCGTGATCGTCATCGGTTTCCTTGTCGATCAGCGCCCAGGTTTCGCGGTTGAGAACAATGACCTTTTTCAGATGATCGCGTACCTCGCCCCACATCGCCTTGTCGGCAACGGGCCAGCGGATTGTGTGAATGAGGGTAACAAAATCGGCGATATCATCAGCTTGCGCTTTTCTGACACCGAACATCGTTTCGTCTTCGCCGCCCTTGCCATTGGCCTCTGACATGGTCGAGACCGCCCGTGGAAAGACAACACTGAAACTGCTGTTCCAGCTTTCGGAAAAATCGTGGGAAAGCCATGCCTTGGCGACAGCCATCAGAAGATTATCATAACCTTGCAGCCATTTCGCATCGGCGGTGTCAAAACCAACGATGAATGGTACAGGCTCGCCCTTCTCATCCGTATCTGAGAAAGCTCGGCCAATGTGATCCTCCGGCCCGACTGTCCCGTCACCATTCCAGTCAAACCGCGCAACGGATAGATCAACTTTCAGCTTTGCCGGCTTGTTGCCAACGGCTGCAAGCGCCTTGTCGGCGGAATCAAGATCAGCAATGAATGCTGCGAGAATCCCGCGAAACTGGTCGTAGGTGATGGGCTCCGGATTATAATTTCTGGCAATTTCGCTGGAACCGCGTCCGAGAAACATCTCATAGCCGTCCGACTTTGAAGCAAATCCATAACGATAGAGCGATTGTGACAGCTTTTCGAATGCCCGGGCCGAGCGCACGAGTCCAAGACCAAGCTGCGCATCGGCGTTATCAGTGGCTTTGGCAGCCAGAGCAATCATTTGCTCATCGGCTTCGCCGATCCGGCCATTGGCCAGATATTTCTGGAACAATTCAGTTGCGGCACTTTCTGCCCGCGCTGCCGCCGACAGGTTAAAACAGGCAAAGCTTGCCACGACGATCAGGGAAATGAGTTTTTTCACGCAGATTTTCCGTTGTTGATGACATCAAACAACGGATTGATAGTCTGGAGAAACGCAAAAGTCTGCAAAATACAATCAAGCCGGTCAGTTATACACTTTTAGCTTTCGTGTTTTTAAAGCGAAAACTTATCGTCCTGTGTAAATTGATCTGTCTTTTCAGACTCTGACCGCAAGACTTCCTGCATACGATCCAGTGCGCGCATGGCAGCGAAAAGCACTTCCCGGTCATGCTGGTGTGCTTCGAAAAGAGCGACGAAGGCAGGATTGGTGATTTCATGCGGTTTTGGTGCCGCCTTGGCCTTGTTCAAGCTCTCATCAGCAGCGCGTCTTGCTTTATCGACCTGACTACGCGCCGCATCCACATCCGACAACGTCTTGAAATACTGGCTCATTGTGCGCTTTGCCGATTTTGGTGAACGTCCGACGGCACCGGAGAGCAACAGCTGATGGCCCTGCTCTACCGGAGTGCTGTTCCCGGCTCGCCCGGAAGATCTGCTGTTCAAGTCGGATATGCTTTTCATGGGCCATTCTCTTACGATTGGCCTGAGCATAGGGCATCGGTCCCCAGGCTGAAACGAAAGCGCGGTTAAAACATCGGCAAAAACAGGCACCGGATTCCGGTTCTGTCCCTCTTGCTAGAACCAGATTGCGTTTTGCCAGCCTCCCAACTCTTTGGGAGGCTGGCGCCTCCAGAATCATATTCTGGGTTTTGCGGGATGATGGGCGGTCTGCAACCATCGCATGTAAGCAGTTTTACACGGATTCGAGCATACCAAACCATGCCACAAGCCCGAGCACGGCAAATCCCAGAACAATCTCCATAAGCGTTCCATACCATATCGCCTGTATCGAATTTACGTTGCGGGTTCGCATGCGCGGCACAAAGACATAGCGGTTTACAATGGCCAGCGCCGTCAGGAGGATTACAAGAATGATCTTCAACGCCAGCAATGCCTGATAGGGCGAGGAAAAGTCCGTTGGAACATGTCCAAGGGTAAGAATGGTGTTGATCACACCGGATAAGATCACAAGCGCAACAGCAATATGACCTGCGGTGGAAAATCGCATCAATGCCAATTGCGCAGACTGATGATATCCGGGCTGGCGCAACAGACCGAGGACCAACATGACGGGGATCAGCGCTCCGATCCACGCGCCGCCCGATAGGACATGCACCATGTCATTGAAACGATGGGTCAAGCCAATCCAACCATCTTGCATTGTTGCGTGGCCTGAAAAAGCCAAACTTATCAGGAGCAATCCAGACGCAACCATCGTAACAGCACCCGCTTTTCCTGCTGGCAGCACGAGCGCGGGCGTGAGCAGCGTTGCCGCAATTGCCTGAATGAACCATGCGTTACCAACGCTGGTTTCGAGCAGAACGTCCCGGATCGTCGATAGATCAACAGCATCGCTCCAACCCTGCCCGATGGCTCCCGTCTGAAACGGAAGCGCCAGGAATGTCGATACAATAGCCAGAATAATGGCGCTGAGACGCGCGGTGCGAAGGCGTTGCCCGATGTCGAATCTAAGAGCTTGAGGTACAAGCACCGTCAGATAGGCAAACGCACCCCACAGGAACATCGCAGATAGGTTGCGAATAAGCCTGCACAGAATGAGCGCAGTTTCCGGTTCCATCAGGGCTTAACGGTGAAGGTGTAGCTGCCCTTTGTCTTATGGCCATCGGTTGAAAGCACCTGCCAGTTAACCGTGTATCCACCCGCCGAAAGAGGTTTGGAGATTGGTATCACAAGTGTCTTGTCGTCGCCGGTTGCCAGCTTGGCCTTATCAGTCGCAACGGCGGCTTTGTCAGCTCCGGTCACGGTTGCTGACGAGAATTTCAGGTTAAGCCCTTCGGAAAATGTCAGATCAAGCTCAGTGGGCGATGTGGTTACAACAGCGTTTTCGGCGGGTGTTGCGCTCTTCAGATGTGCGTGAGCAAATGCCTCGCCCGCTATGCCTGTACTGAGAACGGCGGCAATCGTGAGAATATGGGTTAGCTTGGACATAGGAACTCCTTGAGGCGATGTTTGAAAAGACGCTGTTGCACAGTTGCAGCGGAAATTAAGCCGGAATTTGGCCTGTTCATGTCGTGTTGCCTTCTATAGGCGATGGCAAATTGGCACAGGCCCGCAACATCCATCTTCGCCCATCGCTGCGCAGTTCGGTGAAACTCAATGGCTCGACATCAACACGCCAGAATGCGGAAACGGGTGCCTGCAAAATATAGAGAATGGCGGCGCGGATAACCAAGGCATGGCTCACGACGATTGTATGGCCACCATCATCCAAATGTGCCTCCATCCAGCATGAAACCCTTCGAAGAAGATCGTTGAAGGACTCACCCCCATGGGGTGCCGAATCGGGATCAGTCATCCAGTTCCCGGCATTATCAGAATCTGACGCATGAATATCGGTGAGCGACCTTCCTGCCCAACGTCCATAATCCATATCTGCCATAGCTGCATCGACTGTAGCTTCCAGCCCTAAAGCTTCGGCAGTCTGCCGCGCACGCAGCGCAGGGCTGGTCAAAAAATGGTGCGCATGGCGCAATTGACCGGCGAATCCAGCCGCGCGCTGTGTCTCTCCCGGAGTAAGCGCTTCATCAAGCGGAAATGCACCCGCATGCGTCGCCGATGTCGCTCCGTGACAAACAAATGTCAAACGCGTGGCTTTTGTCAAAATATCCCCTGCAAACTCTTGAGAAAAATACGAAAACAGCGCCATGGCCGTTCATTGACAGCGTGCAGCGCGCACAGATATAAACGTGGAGTTGCGGGTTTGGAAGCCGGTGAAATTCCGGAGCGGTCGCGCCACTGTAATTCAGTCAGCTGTTCATAGGCTGGTTGTAAGCCAGACCCTAACCGTAACATCATTCATTCCGTTATCGAACGCGTCATTCTGGGAGAAAGTTTATGTCCGATATCACTCTAGCGCCAGCAGCCGGCGTCACACCAATTCCTCTTGGTGAAGTTCTGCCATGGGCCATTTTTGGTGGCCTGCTTCTGCTGCTTGCGATCTATTTTATCGGCGCGGAAGAAGGCGCAATGTCACTCTTCTCGGGGATGTATGTGCATGAATTCGTGCATGATGGCCGCCATCTCCTCGGCTTCCCCTGCCATTAAGGAGATCGGTCAATGACTAGAAGTCTTTTGATCCGCGGCATGATCGCGGGTTTGCTGGCTGGTTTGCTGGCCTTTGGTTTTGCCCGGGTTTTCGGTGAACCACAGGTCGATCATGCCATTGCTTTCGAGGAGAAGATGAGCCAGGCCGCCGGTGAAGTCGCCGAACCTGAGATCGTCTCCCGCGAAACGCAGGCCGGTCTTGGCCTTTTCACCGGCGTTGTTGTTTTCAGCACAGCTCTTGGCGGACTGTTTTCTCTGGTCTTCGCTTTTGCCCATGGCCGGGTCAGTTCATTCAGCCCGCGTGCAACGGCCGCCCTGCTCGCCTTGGCCGGTTACATCGCGATTGTGCTGGTGCCCGCCATCAAATATCCCATGAACCCGCCAGCTGTCGGTAGTCCTGATACGATTGCCGCCAGAACGGAACTCTTCTTTGTTATGCTGGTGGTATCTGTCGGCGCCCTTGCGGCAGCTACGGGACTGGCAAGCCGCCTGCGTGCCCAGCATGGTGCGTGGAATTCGGCATTGATTGCCGGTGCCGCCTATGTCGTTTTCATTGCTATCGTGCAGTATCTTCTGCCGGCAATCAACGAAGTTCCTGAACAGTTTTCACCGACCGTTCTATGGAACTTCCGCGTTGCCTCGCTTGGCTTGCATGTGGTCATCTGGACGACCATCGGTCTTGTCTTCGGCGTTCTGGCTGAACGGGTTTTGGCTTCGCACCGTCCAAGCTACCGGTTGCAAACCGCGCGCTGATTGACTTGCCTGAACGCCTGCATTGCGGCGTTCAGGCCTGACTCTTATAGATGCGTCTGCCACCGCCGATTGGATAATTATGAGATCGGAAACTCCGCCAAAATATCCGCGACGCGCAATCGGCCCGCTTGCCGGAGCCATCATTGCCTGCATACTCCTGTTTTTGTCGCCAAACTCGGTTGCATGGGCACATCGCAGCAGCGCAGGCACAGATACATCAGGCATTTCCATTCCAAGTCTGTCCCATGGCGAAATGGCCATCATTGCCAACTATCGCAAGCCGATCCTTGATCTTGCAGCACGGATGACCCGCACGGATGAAACATTCCGGCGGCTCGTTAACTACACCAATATTCAATACAGCTATTGCCTCTGGGGCATTGTTCCCGGCAGTGTTGCCGACGAAAAGAGCCCTTTCAACGAGTGCTCGCATGCCTATCTGGCCGCAGTGAAGGCGGTGCTGGTCTATATGCGCGACATGCCTGAGCATAGGACCACTGTTGACGCACTGGTTTCCGATATTGATGCCGAACTTGTGCGCAATGGCGGGTCGTTTGTCATGTGCCAGTACAGCGGCGATCCCTATAATACCGCCAATATTATCCATCCGCGTTGGAGTGATATTCCGCGCCATCTGACCAGCCTGCTTTCGTTCCTGAGTTTTGCAGTTACGCTTCTTGCCGGGAGCTTTATCTTCCTGCAATTTACACGCGCGCCTCAACGCCCGCTTACCGCCTCGTAGAACGAATTTATCGGTTGTTTGGCGATAAGTGGGATGTCTTTGAAGCGTCTCATTTCAATCTTGGAAAATCGGACGATGCGTCAGCTCTTCATCGCATTGCGCAACGGCACCTTGGTGTTTGCTGCTATTCTGCTTGGCGCAACGTCCGCCAGCGTTGCGGATGAAAATCGAACGCGACAAGTCAATGAGCAACTTGATGGCTTGGTGAGAGAACCTCTTTCGCTGAAGGTGACTTTGCAGGATGGCCGGCAGGCAACTCTCGATGCTTTTGTAACACGCCCGAACAAGTCGGGACGGTTTCCCATTGCCTTGATTACACACGGTACCAACGGAGATGCGAGTGATCGCAAACTTAACCCAAATCGCTTCTCTTCTCCCGCCATCGCATTTGCCCGGCATGGCTATGCCGCCGTTGTCGTTCTGCGGCAGGGATACGGCAAATCAACTGGCGATAATGAATATGTAGGCGGCACCTGCAAGTCCCCAAGGCATGCGAGGGCGGGTAAAGTTGCGCGTGACAATCTCACTGCCGCATTGAAAGCCATTCGGGACCAACCGTGGGCATCACGTGATCAGACACTTCTTGTTGGAATGTCCTCTGGCGGTTTCGGAGTGCTTGCAACGGGTGCCTTGAATCCGCCGGGTGTGCAGGCTGTCATCAACTTTGACGGCGGACGCGGCGCTCCGGAGAAAGGGCGGTTTTGCGACCAGAATGGTCTCATCAATGCGGTCAGATCTTACGGACAAACAGCCCATATCCCAACTCTTTGGATATATTCCACTAATGACAAGTCATTCTCGCCAACTCTTGGCCGGAAAATGTTTGATAGTTACCGGCAAGCAGGTGGTGTGGCGGAGTTTTTTCAAACGGCTGCCTTCGAGGACGATGGCCACACCATTCTGATATCCGCTCCGGAAAGCTTCTGGTGGCAACGGGTCGCTCTCTTCCTGAAGAACAACAAACTTTCCAATGAAGAACTTGTCACTCTATCAAGCGCCAATTTGTCGCCACCGGACAACATGTCCTTGTCGGGATACGATGCATTTAAGGAATATCTGGCGATGCAGTCCTACGAAAAGGCGTTTGCAACAAACGTCGAGGGTGCCTGGGGTTGGACAACATGGGCACGAACCCAGGAAGAGGCCGCAAAGCGAGCAATTACTCTATGTCAGAAGGGTCGGAAAAAGAATGAGACTGAATGCACCTTGTATGCTGCGGGCAACCAAATGGCCGCCCATGAAAAATCTCATTGATTAATATCTTCCGTTCAATCTTCACTCCTTTCATAGCTGCGCTACATCAGGTCAGCCGGTGGGCAATAGGTCACATTTCCTATGGTGCGCGCAAAAGCCATATGTCCGGATCGTTTTGATCGATTGAACGTTACTGCCTTTCGCCACACCTCGTCACAGCCAAGGACACCTCATGCCATCCTTTGATTATATTCGCCCCATTCTCCTGTTGCTTGGCTCCAATGTTTTCATGACATTTGCCTGGTACGGGCATCTCAAGTTTGAAAACCGGCCACTTTTTCTGGTTATCCTAGTTAGCTGGATGATTGCCTTTGCCGAGTATTGCCTTGCTGTGCCAGCAAACCGTTATGGCCACGAAATCTATTCCGCTGCGCAGTTGAAGACCATTCAGGAGGTAATTACCCTTCTGGTTTTCGCCGGTTTCTCGGTGATG encodes:
- a CDS encoding histidine phosphatase family protein encodes the protein MTKATRLTFVCHGATSATHAGAFPLDEALTPGETQRAAGFAGQLRHAHHFLTSPALRARQTAEALGLEATVDAAMADMDYGRWAGRSLTDIHASDSDNAGNWMTDPDSAPHGGESFNDLLRRVSCWMEAHLDDGGHTIVVSHALVIRAAILYILQAPVSAFWRVDVEPLSFTELRSDGRRWMLRACANLPSPIEGNTT
- a CDS encoding alpha/beta hydrolase family protein, which codes for MRQLFIALRNGTLVFAAILLGATSASVADENRTRQVNEQLDGLVREPLSLKVTLQDGRQATLDAFVTRPNKSGRFPIALITHGTNGDASDRKLNPNRFSSPAIAFARHGYAAVVVLRQGYGKSTGDNEYVGGTCKSPRHARAGKVARDNLTAALKAIRDQPWASRDQTLLVGMSSGGFGVLATGALNPPGVQAVINFDGGRGAPEKGRFCDQNGLINAVRSYGQTAHIPTLWIYSTNDKSFSPTLGRKMFDSYRQAGGVAEFFQTAAFEDDGHTILISAPESFWWQRVALFLKNNKLSNEELVTLSSANLSPPDNMSLSGYDAFKEYLAMQSYEKAFATNVEGAWGWTTWARTQEEAAKRAITLCQKGRKKNETECTLYAAGNQMAAHEKSH
- a CDS encoding CbtB domain-containing protein; the protein is MSDITLAPAAGVTPIPLGEVLPWAIFGGLLLLLAIYFIGAEEGAMSLFSGMYVHEFVHDGRHLLGFPCH
- the copC gene encoding copper homeostasis periplasmic binding protein CopC, whose amino-acid sequence is MSKLTHILTIAAVLSTGIAGEAFAHAHLKSATPAENAVVTTSPTELDLTFSEGLNLKFSSATVTGADKAAVATDKAKLATGDDKTLVIPISKPLSAGGYTVNWQVLSTDGHKTKGSYTFTVKP
- a CDS encoding DMT family protein translates to MPSFDYIRPILLLLGSNVFMTFAWYGHLKFENRPLFLVILVSWMIAFAEYCLAVPANRYGHEIYSAAQLKTIQEVITLLVFAGFSVMYLGEKITINHLVGFAMICGGAFFVFKGPL
- the copD gene encoding copper homeostasis membrane protein CopD, whose amino-acid sequence is MEPETALILCRLIRNLSAMFLWGAFAYLTVLVPQALRFDIGQRLRTARLSAIILAIVSTFLALPFQTGAIGQGWSDAVDLSTIRDVLLETSVGNAWFIQAIAATLLTPALVLPAGKAGAVTMVASGLLLISLAFSGHATMQDGWIGLTHRFNDMVHVLSGGAWIGALIPVMLVLGLLRQPGYHQSAQLALMRFSTAGHIAVALVILSGVINTILTLGHVPTDFSSPYQALLALKIILVILLTALAIVNRYVFVPRMRTRNVNSIQAIWYGTLMEIVLGFAVLGLVAWFGMLESV
- a CDS encoding CbtA family protein, giving the protein MTRSLLIRGMIAGLLAGLLAFGFARVFGEPQVDHAIAFEEKMSQAAGEVAEPEIVSRETQAGLGLFTGVVVFSTALGGLFSLVFAFAHGRVSSFSPRATAALLALAGYIAIVLVPAIKYPMNPPAVGSPDTIAARTELFFVMLVVSVGALAAATGLASRLRAQHGAWNSALIAGAAYVVFIAIVQYLLPAINEVPEQFSPTVLWNFRVASLGLHVVIWTTIGLVFGVLAERVLASHRPSYRLQTAR
- a CDS encoding putative bifunctional diguanylate cyclase/phosphodiesterase, whose amino-acid sequence is MQGKRENESVGFYARFWSFVVRNRVSIQDLGILLAILLVLAYVAFQIDIFETEGSVSSGELLIELDETLLLGSFLALGLLGFAIRRYLEQKREIARRIEAEKQARILAYQDPLTGLANRRQFEEALRMAIASPPRTGAVHAVIILDLNGFKQINDAYGHGVGDDVLVVIGQRLQRTIRDGDLLARLGGDEFIILAQHLAGAESAANIALRIVDELREPIVVGSIHYDAGAGIGIALLPTDAHSGEDAVRKADVALYRAKAERRSTFRFFEQDMDRLVQEREQLERDLRAAVANDGINVRFRPSFDLRSGKVIGFEAVPSWIAADGKEVPPDRFLPIAEETGLIYALGQRIFEKAFMAARQWPANVTLSIDVLPGQLRDREFGKTILQLLQSTGFAAQQLDIEITESLVVHDLEAAKLALGPLRAAGVKLTLDNFGTGYSNLYHIQEFKLDKIKIDRRFIENMNEEETAKMVRALAGLGQGLGLVVSADGLEGRANNETLLRSGVDQWQSSGDLVTIEETERFFKP